One genomic region from Chrysemys picta bellii isolate R12L10 chromosome 16, ASM1138683v2, whole genome shotgun sequence encodes:
- the USP28 gene encoding ubiquitin carboxyl-terminal hydrolase 28 isoform X9, with protein sequence MTAELQAEAEAGAAESQGTNCQMLLNRLGEITGIQDPSFLHAALKAANGDLTDAVNFLTEECVKEPGQEAVAVEPSDCEGSAVGKEQPTNVIDLTPDNKDDLQAVIALSFLESLEVQAVERDANRAHKANAAENKNRSKRKRCEVWGENPKQNDWRRVDDWPVGMKNIGNTCWFSAVIQSLFQLPEFRRLVLSYSLPQSMLENCRSRSEKRNIAFMQELQCLFALMLGTHRKFVDPTASLELLKGAFKSADEQQQDVSEVTHKLLDWLEDAFQLSVNVNSPRDKSENPMVQLFYGTFLTEGVHEGKTFSKIETFGQYPLQVNGYRNLNECLEGAMVEGEIEPLPSDQSVKYGQERWFTKLPPVLTFELSRFEFNQSLGQPEKIHNKLEFPQIIYMDRYLYSSKEIIQKKREETRKLRKQIAVLQQKLERYMKYGSGPSRFPLPDMLQYVLEFASTKLPLVVPSAQDSQMTPAQSPAESCGLNEPLQQNSVLETESTENTEGAASTLINPPSQPSCLPAEMPECPAPRVVTEEEMSLVRTCLQRWRSEIEQDIQDLKDCITRINQSIGQMYGDPVLRQVPYRLHAVLVHEGQANAGHYWAYIYDQPRKSWLKYNDISVTESSWEELERDSYGGLRNASAYCLMYINDKLSHFVADAAADAETGQFQKEVELLPPELQNYIQEDNWRLEQEVEEWEQEQSCKIPQIEPSATSESQDFTSESGQDQSSGCEHSIRSLSSEHARIAKDQTAQAIANTADAYEKNGVEAALCEAFHEEYSRLYLLAKETPTPHNDPRLQHVLIYFLRNNAPKQVVERTLLEQFADRNLSYDERSISIMQVARAKLKEIGPDDVNMEEYKKWHEDYSLFHKVSVYLLTGLELYQNRKYQEALTYLVYAYQSNTSLLMKGPNRGVDESLIALYRRKCLLKLNDMAAALFVSRAEADVLEGINILNELIIPCMHLIINNDISKDDLDAIEVMRNRWCSYLGQEDMDANLQTKLGELLPRLLDCSAEVVILKEPPKIRPNSPYDLCSRFAAVMESIHGAAPVTVK encoded by the exons gcCGCAAATGGTGACCTAACAGATGCAGTCAACTTCCTCACTGAGGAGTGTGTTAAAGAGCCAGGCCAGGAAGCAGTCGCTGTGGAACCATCTGACTGTGAAGGGAGTGCTGTGGGCAAAGAGCAACCCACCA ATGTGATTGATCTAACTCCTGATAACAAAGATGACCTCCAGGCAGTTATTGCTCTCAGCTTCCTGGAGTCTCTGGAAGTTCAAGCAGTGGAAAGAGATGCTAACAG GGCTCACAAAGCAAATGCTGCTGAAAACAAAAATCGCTCCAAAAGGAAACGGTGTGAAGTCTGGGGagagaatcccaagcagaatGACTGGAGGAGAGTGGATGACTGGCCTGTTGGCATGAAGAACATTGGAAATACGTGCTGGTTTAGTGCAGTCATTCAG TCTCTCTTCCAGCTGCCGGAATTTCGTAGGCTGGTCCTTAGTTATTCTCTCCCGCAAAGCATGCTTGAGAATTGTCGAAGTCGCAGT GAAAAGAGAAATATTGCATTCATGCAGGAACTTCAGTGTCTCTTTGCTTTAATGCTGGGGACACATCGTAAATTTGTAGACCCCACTGCATCACTGGAACTTTTAAAAGGCGCATTTAAATCAGCTGACGAACAGCAG CAAGATGTGAGCGAAGTCACACACAAGCTTCTGGATTGGCTAGAGGATGCATTCCAGCTGTCCGTGAATGTAAA CAGCCCTCGAGACAAATCAGAAAATCCAATGGTGCAACTCTTCTATGGGACTTTCTTGACTGAAGGGGTCCATGAGG GCAAGACCTTTTCTAAGATAGAGACCTTTGGCCAGTATCCCCTTCAGGTAAACGGTTATCGGAACTTAAACGAATGTTTGGAAGGGGCCATGGTAGAAGGGGAGATTGAGCCACTACCTTCTGATCAATCAGTGAAGTATGGACAAGAG CGTTGGTTTACAAAGCTCCCTCCGGTGTTAACCTTTGAACTCTCCCGGTTCGAGTTCAATCAGTCACTAGGGCAGCCAGAGAAGATTCACAACAAGCTAGAATTTCCCCAGATTATTTATATGGACAG gtatttGTACAGCAGTAAAGAGATTATTcaaaagaagagagaggagaCGAGGAAGTTGAGGAAGCAAATAGCAGTTCTTCAGCAGAAATTGGAAAG ATACATGAAATATGGCTCTGGCCCAAGCCGCTTCCCATTACCTGACATGCTACAGTATGTTCTTGAATTTGCCAGTACAAAGCTACCTTTAGTTGTTCCCTCTGCTCAGGACTCTCAGATGACTCCTGCACAGTCCCCAGCTGAGAGCTGTGGTCTGAATGAACCTCTGCAGCAAAATAG TGTATTAGAAACAGAAAGTACTGAGAACACTGAAGGTGCAGCATCCACTCTGATAAACCCTCCGTCCCAGCCCTCCTGTTTACCAGCAGAAATGCCTGAATGCCCAGCTCCTCGTGTGGTCACTGAGGAGGAGATGAGCCTAGTTAGGACGTGCCTGCAGCGATGGAGGAGCGAGATTGAGCAGGACATCCAAG ATCTGAAGGACTGTATTACCAGAATCAACCAATCCATTGGTCAAATGTATGGTGACCCTGTCCTCCGTCAG GTTCCTTATCGCTTGCATGCTGTCCTGGTTCATGAGGGCCAAGCAAATGCCGGTCACTACTGGGCCTACATATACGACCAGCCCCGGAAGAGCTGGCTCAAATACAATGACATCTCTGTGACAGAATCATCCTGGGAAGAACTGGAGAGAGATTCATATGGAGGCCTGAGGAATGCCAGTGCCTATTGTCTGATGTACATCAATGATAAGCTGTCCCACTTTGTTGCAG ATGCTGCTGCTGATGCAGAAACGGGACAGTTTCAGAAAGAAGTAGAACTTCTGCCACCTGAACTCCAGAATTACATACAAGAAGACAACTGGAGGCTTGAACAGGAGGTGGaggaatgggaacaggagcagTCCTGCAAGATCCCTCAGATAGAGCCTTCAGCTACTTCTGAATCTCAGGATTTCACTTCTGAATCAGGACAAG ACCAGTCCTCAGGCTGTGAACACAGCATACGCTCGCTGTCCTCCGAACATGCCAGGATTGCAAAGGACCAGACTGCCCAGGCCATTGCAAATACAGCTGATGCCTATGAGAAGAATGGTGTAGAGGCTGCTCTGTGTGAG GCATTCCATGAAGAGTACTCCAGACTGTATCTGCTGGCCAAAGAGACCCCAACCCCTCACAATGACCCCCGGCTGCAACACGTGCTCATCTACTTCTTGCGGAACAATGCTCCCAAGCAGGTAGTGGAGCGGACCCTCCTGGAGCAGTTTGCAGATAGAAACCTCAGCTACGATGAAAG GTCAATTAGCATTATGCAAGTAGCACGAGCTAAGCTGAAGGAGATTGGCCCTGATGATGTGAATATGGAGGAGTATAAG AAATGGCATGAAGACTACAGTTTATTTCACAAGGTGTCTGTTTACCTGCTGACAGGGTTGGAACTCTACCAGAATAGAAA GTACCAGGAAGCACTGACCTACCTGGTGTATGCCTACCAAAGTAACACCTCCCTGCTCATGAAAGGACCCAACCGAGGGGTGGATGAATCACTGATTGCTTTATACAGAAGAAAATGCCTCTTG AAGCTGAATGACATGGCAGCGGCTTTGTTTGTAAGCCGTGCGGAGGCAGATGTGTTGGAGGGCATTAACATCCTGAATGAGCTGATCATCCCCTGTATGCACCTCATTATCAATAATGACATCTCCAAGGACGACCTGGATGCCATTGAGGTCATGAGGAACCGCTGGTGCTCTTATCTGGGACAAGAAGACATGGATG cCAACCTGCAAACGAAGCTGGGCGAACTGCTCCCCAGGCTCCTGGACTGCTCTGCAGAGGTCGTCATTCTAAAAGAACCGCCGAAGATCCGGCCCAACTCCCCCTACGACCTCTGCAGCCGCTTCGCAGCCGTGATGGAGTCCATTCATGGGGCCGCACCTGTGACTGTCAAATAA
- the USP28 gene encoding ubiquitin carboxyl-terminal hydrolase 28 isoform X7 — protein sequence MTAELQAEAEAGAAESQGTNCQMLLNRLGEITGIQDPSFLHAALKAANGDLTDAVNFLTEECVKEPGQEAVAVEPSDCEGSAVGKEQPTNVIDLTPDNKDDLQAVIALSFLESLEVQAVERDANRAHKANAAENKNRSKRKRCEVWGENPKQNDWRRVDDWPVGMKNIGNTCWFSAVIQSLFQLPEFRRLVLSYSLPQSMLENCRSRSEKRNIAFMQELQCLFALMLGTHRKFVDPTASLELLKGAFKSADEQQQDVSEVTHKLLDWLEDAFQLSVNVNSPRDKSENPMVQLFYGTFLTEGVHEGKTFSKIETFGQYPLQVNGYRNLNECLEGAMVEGEIEPLPSDQSVKYGQERWFTKLPPVLTFELSRFEFNQSLGQPEKIHNKLEFPQIIYMDRYLYSSKEIIQKKREETRKLRKQIAVLQQKLERYMKYGSGPSRFPLPDMLQYVLEFASTKLPLVVPSAQDSQMTPAQSPAESCGLNEPLQQNSVLETESTENTEGAASTLINPPSQPSCLPAEMPECPAPRVVTEEEMSLVRTCLQRWRSEIEQDIQDLKDCITRINQSIGQMYGDPVLRQVPYRLHAVLVHEGQANAGHYWAYIYDQPRKSWLKYNDISVTESSWEELERDSYGGLRNASAYCLMYINDKLSHFVADAAADAETGQFQKEVELLPPELQNYIQEDNWRLEQEVEEWEQEQSCKIPQIEPSATSESQDFTSESGQDQSSGCEHSIRSLSSEHARIAKDQTAQAIANTADAYEKNGVEAALCEVMLSPAMQGVILAIAKARQTFDRDGSEAGLVKAFHEEYSRLYLLAKETPTPHNDPRLQHVLIYFLRNNAPKQVVERTLLEQFADRNLSYDERSISIMQVARAKLKEIGPDDVNMEEYKKWHEDYSLFHKVSVYLLTGLELYQNRKYQEALTYLVYAYQSNTSLLMKGPNRGVDESLIALYRRKCLLKLNDMAAALFVSRAEADVLEGINILNELIIPCMHLIINNDISKDDLDAIEVMRNRWCSYLGQEDMDANLQTKLGELLPRLLDCSAEVVILKEPPKIRPNSPYDLCSRFAAVMESIHGAAPVTVK from the exons gcCGCAAATGGTGACCTAACAGATGCAGTCAACTTCCTCACTGAGGAGTGTGTTAAAGAGCCAGGCCAGGAAGCAGTCGCTGTGGAACCATCTGACTGTGAAGGGAGTGCTGTGGGCAAAGAGCAACCCACCA ATGTGATTGATCTAACTCCTGATAACAAAGATGACCTCCAGGCAGTTATTGCTCTCAGCTTCCTGGAGTCTCTGGAAGTTCAAGCAGTGGAAAGAGATGCTAACAG GGCTCACAAAGCAAATGCTGCTGAAAACAAAAATCGCTCCAAAAGGAAACGGTGTGAAGTCTGGGGagagaatcccaagcagaatGACTGGAGGAGAGTGGATGACTGGCCTGTTGGCATGAAGAACATTGGAAATACGTGCTGGTTTAGTGCAGTCATTCAG TCTCTCTTCCAGCTGCCGGAATTTCGTAGGCTGGTCCTTAGTTATTCTCTCCCGCAAAGCATGCTTGAGAATTGTCGAAGTCGCAGT GAAAAGAGAAATATTGCATTCATGCAGGAACTTCAGTGTCTCTTTGCTTTAATGCTGGGGACACATCGTAAATTTGTAGACCCCACTGCATCACTGGAACTTTTAAAAGGCGCATTTAAATCAGCTGACGAACAGCAG CAAGATGTGAGCGAAGTCACACACAAGCTTCTGGATTGGCTAGAGGATGCATTCCAGCTGTCCGTGAATGTAAA CAGCCCTCGAGACAAATCAGAAAATCCAATGGTGCAACTCTTCTATGGGACTTTCTTGACTGAAGGGGTCCATGAGG GCAAGACCTTTTCTAAGATAGAGACCTTTGGCCAGTATCCCCTTCAGGTAAACGGTTATCGGAACTTAAACGAATGTTTGGAAGGGGCCATGGTAGAAGGGGAGATTGAGCCACTACCTTCTGATCAATCAGTGAAGTATGGACAAGAG CGTTGGTTTACAAAGCTCCCTCCGGTGTTAACCTTTGAACTCTCCCGGTTCGAGTTCAATCAGTCACTAGGGCAGCCAGAGAAGATTCACAACAAGCTAGAATTTCCCCAGATTATTTATATGGACAG gtatttGTACAGCAGTAAAGAGATTATTcaaaagaagagagaggagaCGAGGAAGTTGAGGAAGCAAATAGCAGTTCTTCAGCAGAAATTGGAAAG ATACATGAAATATGGCTCTGGCCCAAGCCGCTTCCCATTACCTGACATGCTACAGTATGTTCTTGAATTTGCCAGTACAAAGCTACCTTTAGTTGTTCCCTCTGCTCAGGACTCTCAGATGACTCCTGCACAGTCCCCAGCTGAGAGCTGTGGTCTGAATGAACCTCTGCAGCAAAATAG TGTATTAGAAACAGAAAGTACTGAGAACACTGAAGGTGCAGCATCCACTCTGATAAACCCTCCGTCCCAGCCCTCCTGTTTACCAGCAGAAATGCCTGAATGCCCAGCTCCTCGTGTGGTCACTGAGGAGGAGATGAGCCTAGTTAGGACGTGCCTGCAGCGATGGAGGAGCGAGATTGAGCAGGACATCCAAG ATCTGAAGGACTGTATTACCAGAATCAACCAATCCATTGGTCAAATGTATGGTGACCCTGTCCTCCGTCAG GTTCCTTATCGCTTGCATGCTGTCCTGGTTCATGAGGGCCAAGCAAATGCCGGTCACTACTGGGCCTACATATACGACCAGCCCCGGAAGAGCTGGCTCAAATACAATGACATCTCTGTGACAGAATCATCCTGGGAAGAACTGGAGAGAGATTCATATGGAGGCCTGAGGAATGCCAGTGCCTATTGTCTGATGTACATCAATGATAAGCTGTCCCACTTTGTTGCAG ATGCTGCTGCTGATGCAGAAACGGGACAGTTTCAGAAAGAAGTAGAACTTCTGCCACCTGAACTCCAGAATTACATACAAGAAGACAACTGGAGGCTTGAACAGGAGGTGGaggaatgggaacaggagcagTCCTGCAAGATCCCTCAGATAGAGCCTTCAGCTACTTCTGAATCTCAGGATTTCACTTCTGAATCAGGACAAG ACCAGTCCTCAGGCTGTGAACACAGCATACGCTCGCTGTCCTCCGAACATGCCAGGATTGCAAAGGACCAGACTGCCCAGGCCATTGCAAATACAGCTGATGCCTATGAGAAGAATGGTGTAGAGGCTGCTCTGTGTGAG GTGATGCTTAGCCCAGCCATGCAGGGTGTGATCCTGGCTATTGCTAAAGCCCGTCAGACATTTGACCGGGATGGGTCTGAAGCAGGGCTTGTTAAG GCATTCCATGAAGAGTACTCCAGACTGTATCTGCTGGCCAAAGAGACCCCAACCCCTCACAATGACCCCCGGCTGCAACACGTGCTCATCTACTTCTTGCGGAACAATGCTCCCAAGCAGGTAGTGGAGCGGACCCTCCTGGAGCAGTTTGCAGATAGAAACCTCAGCTACGATGAAAG GTCAATTAGCATTATGCAAGTAGCACGAGCTAAGCTGAAGGAGATTGGCCCTGATGATGTGAATATGGAGGAGTATAAG AAATGGCATGAAGACTACAGTTTATTTCACAAGGTGTCTGTTTACCTGCTGACAGGGTTGGAACTCTACCAGAATAGAAA GTACCAGGAAGCACTGACCTACCTGGTGTATGCCTACCAAAGTAACACCTCCCTGCTCATGAAAGGACCCAACCGAGGGGTGGATGAATCACTGATTGCTTTATACAGAAGAAAATGCCTCTTG AAGCTGAATGACATGGCAGCGGCTTTGTTTGTAAGCCGTGCGGAGGCAGATGTGTTGGAGGGCATTAACATCCTGAATGAGCTGATCATCCCCTGTATGCACCTCATTATCAATAATGACATCTCCAAGGACGACCTGGATGCCATTGAGGTCATGAGGAACCGCTGGTGCTCTTATCTGGGACAAGAAGACATGGATG cCAACCTGCAAACGAAGCTGGGCGAACTGCTCCCCAGGCTCCTGGACTGCTCTGCAGAGGTCGTCATTCTAAAAGAACCGCCGAAGATCCGGCCCAACTCCCCCTACGACCTCTGCAGCCGCTTCGCAGCCGTGATGGAGTCCATTCATGGGGCCGCACCTGTGACTGTCAAATAA